The following coding sequences are from one Deltaproteobacteria bacterium window:
- a CDS encoding nitroreductase family deazaflavin-dependent oxidoreductase, with product MHLPRFMRRVNRIFTNPLMGSFAWLVPPLAMVHHLGRKSGREYRTPVVAFPSATGFVIPMTYGRDVDWARNIVSAHGCEVMQMGRSTSLCNPRIVGFKAAEPHLPAFVRPALRAADFPGYVLLDLANEHARRAAKHPPAAKRRPGGSSKRL from the coding sequence ATGCACCTGCCTCGCTTCATGCGGCGCGTAAACCGTATCTTCACCAACCCGCTCATGGGCAGCTTCGCCTGGCTGGTGCCGCCGCTGGCGATGGTGCACCACCTCGGGCGCAAGAGCGGGCGCGAGTACCGTACACCGGTGGTGGCTTTTCCCAGCGCTACCGGCTTCGTGATCCCCATGACTTATGGCCGTGACGTTGACTGGGCGCGCAACATCGTCAGCGCACATGGATGCGAAGTCATGCAAATGGGCCGGAGCACCAGCCTGTGCAACCCGCGCATCGTGGGTTTCAAGGCGGCCGAGCCCCACCTGCCCGCGTTCGTGCGCCCAGCCCTGCGCGCCGCCGATTTCCCTGGCTACGTGTTGCTGGATCTCGCCAACGAGCACGCGCGCCGTGCCGCCAAGCACCCGCCCGCCGCCAAGCGCCGCCCGGGCGGCAGCAGCAAGAGGCTCTAG
- a CDS encoding FAD-dependent oxidoreductase, which translates to MTLFERTRIGTMEVKNRVAMAPMGTAGLADSDLGYSRRLIEFYAARAQGATGMIITGAAIANTRLEGGLAHFLPRLDSPKYVSRLSELCDAVHHYDAKLVLQLSAGFGRVNYLLGNTILPPISASEVPCFHDPSVTTRALTVEEIGELMMSFAMAAAMAKMAGVDAIEIQGYGGYLIDQFQSALWNRRTDHYGGDLDGRLRFSLELIGATRSLVGPDFPIIYKFTPDHYIPGGRQLDEGLEIARRLERAGVDALHVDGGCYEVWHRVIPSMYEAQACQIPLAQAVKQVVKLPVIAHGKLGNPAVAKQVIEDGQADFVALGRPLLADPAWAKKVKQGRIGDIRPCIACNETCLGKKFYVSCTVNPQTGMERDYALVPVGRKRKVLVIGGGPGGLEAARAAAARGCEVTLWEQTARLGGKMHVAAVPEFKRDIRPLIRFLSTEVEKAGVKVELQKAATPTLVQQHRPDVVIVATGSQFKLPAVPGVESRHVLNTVELYQRPESLGERVLVVGGGLCGCEAAVYLAQQGRRVTIVEMMPEMVPQGSKTINTILAIKALLAQAQVTVMTSTKLVEITPRGAMVERNGGREELAADSVVIATGFTPDLTLRDALEQLGTEAVAVGDCNRPRTIQEAIWEGYHAARVIS; encoded by the coding sequence ATGACATTATTCGAACGAACAAGAATCGGCACCATGGAGGTCAAGAATCGCGTCGCCATGGCGCCGATGGGGACAGCCGGGCTGGCCGACAGCGATCTCGGCTATTCGCGCCGGCTGATCGAGTTCTATGCGGCGCGTGCCCAGGGCGCCACCGGCATGATCATCACCGGCGCCGCCATCGCCAACACCCGGCTCGAAGGCGGCCTCGCGCACTTCTTGCCCCGCCTCGATAGCCCCAAGTACGTCTCGCGCTTGAGCGAGCTGTGTGATGCCGTCCACCACTACGATGCCAAGCTGGTGTTGCAACTGAGCGCCGGCTTCGGCCGCGTCAATTACTTGCTCGGCAATACCATCCTGCCGCCGATCTCGGCCTCGGAGGTGCCCTGCTTCCATGACCCCAGCGTCACCACCCGTGCACTAACGGTCGAGGAGATCGGCGAGCTCATGATGTCCTTCGCCATGGCAGCAGCCATGGCCAAGATGGCCGGCGTCGATGCCATCGAGATCCAGGGCTACGGCGGCTATCTCATCGATCAGTTCCAGAGCGCACTGTGGAACCGCCGCACCGACCACTACGGCGGCGATCTCGATGGCCGGCTGCGCTTCTCGCTCGAACTCATCGGCGCTACCCGCAGCCTGGTAGGGCCGGATTTCCCGATCATCTACAAGTTCACTCCCGATCATTACATACCGGGCGGACGCCAACTCGACGAGGGCCTGGAAATCGCCCGCCGGCTCGAACGCGCCGGGGTCGACGCCCTGCACGTCGACGGCGGTTGCTACGAAGTGTGGCACCGCGTCATCCCCAGTATGTACGAGGCCCAGGCCTGCCAGATCCCGCTGGCACAAGCCGTAAAACAGGTAGTGAAGCTGCCGGTCATTGCCCACGGCAAGCTCGGCAACCCGGCGGTGGCGAAACAAGTCATCGAGGACGGCCAGGCGGATTTCGTCGCCCTGGGCCGGCCGCTGCTCGCCGATCCGGCGTGGGCCAAGAAGGTGAAGCAAGGGCGCATCGGCGACATCCGGCCGTGCATTGCCTGCAACGAAACCTGCCTGGGTAAGAAGTTCTACGTCAGCTGCACGGTCAACCCGCAGACCGGCATGGAACGCGACTACGCGCTGGTGCCGGTCGGGCGTAAGCGCAAGGTGCTGGTCATCGGCGGCGGTCCGGGCGGCCTGGAAGCGGCGCGGGCCGCCGCCGCTCGCGGTTGTGAGGTCACGCTGTGGGAGCAGACCGCTCGCCTGGGCGGCAAGATGCACGTCGCCGCGGTGCCGGAGTTCAAGCGCGACATTCGGCCGCTCATTCGCTTTCTCTCTACCGAGGTCGAGAAGGCCGGCGTCAAGGTGGAGTTGCAGAAGGCCGCCACGCCCACGCTGGTGCAGCAACACCGGCCCGACGTGGTGATTGTCGCCACCGGCTCGCAATTCAAGCTGCCGGCGGTGCCCGGGGTGGAGAGCCGGCACGTGCTCAATACCGTCGAGTTGTACCAGCGGCCCGAGTCGCTGGGAGAGCGGGTGCTGGTGGTCGGCGGCGGCCTGTGCGGCTGCGAGGCGGCCGTCTACCTGGCGCAGCAAGGCCGGCGGGTGACCATCGTCGAGATGATGCCGGAGATGGTGCCGCAAGGCAGTAAGACCATCAACACCATCCTGGCAATCAAGGCCCTGCTGGCGCAAGCTCAGGTGACCGTGATGACCAGCACCAAGCTGGTCGAGATCACCCCCCGCGGCGCGATGGTCGAGCGCAACGGCGGCCGCGAGGAACTGGCAGCGGACAGCGTCGTCATCGCCACCGGCTTCACCCCCGATCTCACACTACGTGATGCGCTGGAGCAGCTGGGGACGGAGGCGGTCGCCGTCGGCGACTGCAACCGGCCGCGCACCATCCAGGAGGCGATTTGGGAAGGCTATCACGCCGCCCGCGTGATCAGCTGA
- a CDS encoding OmpA family protein yields the protein MLTRRNLALGVIAVLVVSSLSGCAAWQNTSRTTKGAVLGTAGGAGAGAAIGAIVGGGKGAGKGAAIGAVVGGLAGTGIGYYMEQQAKEMEAVLAEQDRLRRRQDQLDIELSSDVLFESGKAYLQPGARDKLARFAGVLNRYPESRVAVVGHTDNRGSDELNYSLSKQRADAVASVFSASGVSPSRMTTLGEGKSRPVATNETPEGRAQNRRVDVHVMPADQAGSPAGAGSEPY from the coding sequence ATGCTGACGAGAAGGAACCTGGCACTTGGGGTCATAGCCGTCCTAGTGGTCTCCTCTTTGTCCGGCTGCGCGGCCTGGCAGAACACGTCGCGGACCACCAAGGGCGCAGTGCTCGGAACAGCGGGGGGCGCAGGAGCCGGAGCCGCAATCGGCGCGATCGTCGGCGGTGGCAAGGGTGCCGGCAAGGGCGCTGCCATCGGCGCGGTGGTCGGCGGCCTCGCCGGTACGGGCATCGGCTACTACATGGAACAGCAGGCAAAGGAGATGGAGGCGGTTCTCGCCGAACAGGACCGCCTGCGCCGCCGCCAAGATCAACTCGACATCGAGCTTTCGAGCGACGTGCTCTTCGAGTCCGGCAAAGCGTACCTTCAACCCGGCGCGCGCGACAAGCTCGCCCGCTTCGCCGGCGTGCTCAATCGCTACCCGGAGAGCCGCGTCGCGGTTGTCGGGCACACCGACAACCGCGGCAGCGACGAGCTGAACTACAGCCTATCCAAACAGCGCGCCGACGCGGTGGCGTCCGTTTTCTCGGCGAGCGGCGTATCGCCAAGCCGCATGACTACACTCGGCGAGGGGAAGTCGCGCCCCGTGGCCACCAACGAGACTCCGGAGGGTCGCGCGCAGAACCGGCGCGTCGATGTGCACGTGATGCCCGCCGATCAGGCCGGCTCGCCAGCGGGTGCTGGGTCGGAGCCTTACTGA
- a CDS encoding DUF3617 family protein produces the protein MFGIRVTLVTAAVTLAPAAVFAAFEMRAGKWQFETTSVMSVMPQPQTKTQTKCLTEKDTDPDNAMKGLTKDGHCTLSGREVSGNTHTFEVTCKGAKGPEMKGRATLTGHGDSVEGGMTVNMQMGPQAMTMETKWKGKRLGNCD, from the coding sequence ATGTTTGGCATTCGTGTTACGCTTGTCACCGCTGCCGTTACTCTCGCGCCCGCTGCGGTCTTCGCCGCCTTCGAGATGAGGGCCGGGAAGTGGCAGTTCGAGACCACTTCGGTCATGTCGGTAATGCCGCAGCCGCAGACCAAGACTCAGACGAAGTGCCTCACGGAGAAGGATACCGATCCCGACAACGCGATGAAGGGATTGACCAAGGATGGCCACTGCACGCTGAGCGGACGCGAGGTCTCCGGGAATACGCACACCTTCGAGGTCACCTGCAAAGGTGCGAAGGGTCCCGAGATGAAGGGGCGCGCGACGCTGACCGGGCACGGCGATAGCGTCGAAGGGGGCATGACGGTGAACATGCAGATGGGCCCGCAGGCGATGACGATGGAGACGAAGTGGAAGGGCAAACGCCTGGGCAACTGTGACTGA
- a CDS encoding OmpA family protein: MRPAWFAASIYSIALFVAVDLAASSDGRAEPPAGSEKLVLAAEVAERIDYLTFAQGAVPIRVGGAGAKQGANFEHAVRVIDGDATSFSIVSKATAGTDTEFVYMLPAPTTFDRFAVPGILETPSPSTTFTRLVEVHGSATGPDEGFTLLSSATLHTHRKRGQVTELTVAWKRPVRWVKVRLVGGIEMLRPEMSLEFSEIIGNGTQESPPLAEYFTGAWRGAGVKLEMKQAGPLVSGCYDNSGDLKGTVSGNILQATGVDRSDGVQSTFILSVVDDGTIRGVRSTNKGPFRLYTGPTAASGAASICKDPPAPRLGCGSIIHGIRFAFDSAEIQPASEPVLAELFKGLKSDPSGAIIIEGHTSSEGSDSYNQELSERRARAVVEDLVRRGVAANRISAAGLGERRPIAGNNDESGRSLNRRVEVRCR; this comes from the coding sequence GTGAGACCAGCCTGGTTCGCGGCCAGCATCTATTCGATCGCGTTGTTCGTCGCGGTCGACCTCGCCGCATCCTCTGACGGCAGGGCCGAGCCGCCCGCGGGTTCAGAGAAACTCGTGCTGGCGGCGGAGGTGGCGGAACGTATTGACTACCTGACGTTCGCACAGGGGGCGGTACCGATCCGGGTTGGCGGCGCGGGGGCAAAGCAGGGCGCCAACTTCGAGCATGCCGTCCGTGTCATCGACGGCGACGCCACGAGCTTCTCGATCGTCAGCAAGGCAACGGCCGGGACCGACACCGAATTTGTCTATATGTTGCCGGCGCCCACGACGTTCGATCGGTTTGCGGTACCGGGCATCCTGGAGACGCCAAGCCCATCCACGACGTTCACTCGCCTGGTCGAGGTGCACGGATCCGCGACGGGTCCTGACGAGGGATTTACGCTTCTTTCGTCCGCGACGCTGCATACGCATCGAAAACGCGGCCAGGTAACGGAGCTCACAGTCGCATGGAAGCGTCCGGTGCGCTGGGTCAAAGTACGATTGGTGGGCGGCATCGAGATGCTACGGCCCGAGATGTCGTTGGAATTCAGCGAGATCATCGGTAACGGCACACAGGAATCGCCGCCGCTAGCCGAGTATTTCACCGGCGCCTGGCGCGGTGCGGGGGTGAAGCTCGAGATGAAACAAGCGGGCCCTCTCGTGTCCGGTTGTTACGACAACAGCGGAGACCTCAAGGGGACCGTGAGCGGCAACATCCTGCAGGCCACTGGAGTCGACCGCTCCGACGGTGTACAGAGCACTTTCATACTGTCCGTGGTTGACGATGGAACGATCCGCGGAGTCCGCTCGACGAACAAGGGACCCTTCCGACTCTACACCGGGCCGACCGCAGCTTCCGGTGCGGCTTCCATCTGCAAAGATCCCCCGGCGCCGAGACTCGGTTGCGGTTCCATCATTCACGGGATTCGTTTCGCGTTCGATTCCGCCGAGATCCAACCAGCCTCCGAGCCGGTCCTCGCCGAGCTGTTCAAGGGACTCAAGTCCGACCCCAGCGGCGCAATCATCATCGAAGGTCACACCTCGAGCGAGGGCTCGGACAGCTACAACCAGGAGCTCTCGGAGCGGCGAGCCCGCGCGGTCGTGGAGGATCTTGTGCGGCGCGGAGTGGCCGCGAATAGAATTAGTGCCGCCGGGCTAGGGGAACGCCGTCCAATTGCCGGCAACAACGACGAGAGCGGCCGCTCGCTGAATCGCCGAGTCGAGGTCCGTTGCCGATGA
- the uvrB gene encoding excinuclease ABC subunit UvrB — protein MRGEGAFRLVADFVPQGDQPEAIAQLRDGIEQGRRAQVLLGVTGSGKTFTMANVVARVNKPALVIAPNKTLAAQLYNEFKTLFPENAVRYFVSYYDYYQPEAYVPSTDTYIEKDSAINDEIDKMRHSATKALLERNDVLIVASVSCIYGLGSPEAYFEMLIFLERDSQVDRDWLLRKLVDIQYQRNDYDFHRGTFRVRGDVVEVFPAYEEARALRIELFGDTVEVIAEIDPLRGQVLRRLDKVAIYPASHYVTSPDRMEKAVAAIRTELKTRIAELRADNKLLEAQRIEQRTLYDLELLAEMGFCPGIENYSRHLTGRQTGEPPPTLLNYFPDDWLLFIDESHVTVPQVGGMYRGDRSRKETLVEYGFRLPSALDNRPLNFQEFEQLVRQVVYVSATPGDYELTQTGGVVVEQLIRPTGLTDPAIIVRPARRQVDDLLENINERVGRGERVLVTTLTKKMAEDLTDYYQGLGVRVRYLHSDIETIERVDIIRDLRKGVFDVLVGINLLREGLDLPEVSLVAILDADKEGYLRSTRSLIQTIGRAARNVNGTVLMYADRVTESMRRAIDETNRRRSKQEAFNREHGITPQTIHKAIDARLVEVAEADYVEVPIVAEEGEEYVALVDIPKRIAALERQMRQAAADLEFERAAELRDEIQHLQQRELALRDAGDVPPPNSPPPRRKRK, from the coding sequence ATGAGAGGCGAGGGCGCCTTCCGCCTGGTCGCCGACTTCGTGCCGCAGGGGGACCAGCCCGAGGCCATCGCGCAGCTCCGCGACGGCATCGAGCAAGGCCGCCGGGCGCAGGTGCTGCTCGGTGTCACCGGTTCCGGCAAGACCTTCACCATGGCCAACGTGGTGGCGCGGGTGAACAAACCGGCGCTGGTGATCGCGCCGAACAAAACGCTGGCGGCGCAGCTCTATAACGAGTTCAAGACCCTGTTTCCTGAGAACGCCGTGCGGTACTTCGTCAGCTACTACGACTACTACCAGCCGGAAGCCTACGTGCCGAGCACGGACACCTACATCGAGAAGGACTCCGCGATCAACGACGAGATCGACAAGATGCGCCACTCGGCGACCAAAGCCCTGCTCGAGCGCAACGACGTGCTGATCGTCGCCAGCGTTTCGTGCATCTACGGCCTGGGCTCGCCCGAGGCGTACTTCGAGATGCTCATCTTCCTCGAGCGCGACAGCCAGGTGGATCGCGACTGGCTGCTGCGCAAGCTGGTCGATATCCAGTACCAGCGCAACGATTATGACTTCCATCGCGGCACGTTCCGCGTGCGGGGCGACGTCGTCGAGGTGTTTCCCGCCTACGAAGAAGCGCGCGCCCTCCGCATCGAACTGTTCGGCGACACCGTCGAGGTCATAGCCGAGATCGATCCCCTGCGCGGGCAGGTGTTGCGGCGGCTCGACAAGGTCGCGATTTATCCCGCCAGCCACTACGTCACCTCGCCTGATCGCATGGAGAAAGCGGTCGCCGCTATCCGCACGGAATTGAAGACGCGCATTGCCGAGCTGCGGGCGGACAACAAGCTGCTCGAAGCCCAGCGCATCGAGCAGCGCACGCTTTACGATTTGGAGTTGCTGGCCGAGATGGGCTTCTGCCCCGGCATCGAGAACTACTCGCGTCACCTCACCGGCCGGCAAACCGGCGAGCCGCCGCCGACGCTGCTGAACTACTTTCCCGACGACTGGCTGCTGTTCATCGACGAGAGCCACGTCACTGTGCCGCAGGTCGGCGGCATGTATCGCGGTGACCGCTCGCGTAAGGAGACGCTGGTGGAATACGGCTTCCGCCTGCCGTCGGCGCTCGATAACCGGCCGCTCAACTTCCAGGAGTTCGAGCAGCTCGTGCGCCAGGTGGTGTACGTGTCGGCGACCCCGGGTGATTACGAGCTGACGCAAACCGGCGGGGTGGTAGTGGAACAGCTGATTCGCCCCACCGGTCTGACCGATCCGGCGATCATCGTGCGGCCGGCGCGCCGGCAGGTGGACGACTTGCTGGAGAATATCAATGAACGGGTAGGACGCGGAGAGCGTGTGCTGGTGACGACGCTGACCAAGAAAATGGCCGAGGATCTCACCGACTATTACCAGGGGCTGGGCGTGCGCGTGCGCTATCTGCACTCCGACATCGAGACCATCGAGCGCGTCGATATCATTCGCGATCTGCGCAAGGGCGTCTTCGATGTCTTGGTGGGTATCAACCTGCTGCGTGAAGGCCTCGATCTGCCCGAAGTGTCGCTGGTGGCGATCTTGGATGCCGACAAGGAAGGCTACCTGCGCTCGACGCGCTCGTTGATTCAAACCATCGGCCGCGCCGCCCGCAACGTCAACGGGACGGTGCTGATGTACGCCGACCGGGTCACCGAGTCGATGCGCCGCGCCATCGACGAGACCAACCGCCGCCGTTCCAAGCAGGAGGCGTTCAATCGCGAACACGGCATCACGCCGCAAACGATTCATAAGGCCATAGATGCCCGGCTGGTCGAAGTCGCCGAAGCCGATTACGTCGAGGTGCCGATCGTGGCGGAGGAGGGCGAGGAGTATGTGGCGCTGGTGGACATTCCCAAACGCATCGCCGCGCTCGAAAGACAGATGCGTCAGGCGGCGGCGGACTTGGAGTTCGAGCGCGCCGCCGAACTGCGGGACGAGATCCAACACCTGCAACAGCGGGAGCTCGCGCTTCGCGACGCCGGCGATGTCCCGCCGCCGAATTCTCCACCTCCGCGACGTAAGCGTAAGTGA
- a CDS encoding cupredoxin domain-containing protein — MRTLSGVVAIAALLLAAVVARAESLMQFTVVNIEYEGSKIWTPATLVVEKGDKVKLTLINNVKSEPSQHGFAIAAYNIAELVARGEPKTVEFTADKAGIFPINCQLHPTHVGGQLVVLR, encoded by the coding sequence ATGCGAACACTGAGTGGGGTTGTCGCGATCGCGGCGTTGTTGCTGGCAGCGGTGGTAGCCCGAGCCGAGTCGCTAATGCAGTTCACCGTGGTGAACATCGAGTACGAGGGCAGCAAGATCTGGACGCCGGCGACGCTGGTGGTCGAAAAAGGGGACAAGGTGAAGCTGACGCTGATCAACAACGTGAAGTCCGAGCCGAGTCAGCACGGCTTCGCCATTGCGGCTTACAACATCGCTGAGCTCGTCGCCCGGGGCGAGCCTAAGACGGTGGAGTTCACCGCCGACAAGGCCGGCATCTTCCCGATCAACTGCCAGTTACATCCGACTCACGTAGGCGGCCAGCTCGTCGTGCTGCGGTAA
- a CDS encoding acyltransferase, with the protein MLRACGHRIGRDVYVGEELLVIEELSDFSEKLVVGDRVAIAPRVTLVTSSDANFSRLMERIQPIRGRIVIEDDAWIGTGVIILPNVTIGRRAIVAAGAVVTRDVPDDAVVMGVPARVRGT; encoded by the coding sequence TTGCTGCGGGCCTGCGGCCATCGCATTGGCCGCGACGTCTACGTCGGCGAAGAGCTGCTCGTGATCGAAGAGCTATCGGACTTTTCCGAGAAGCTGGTCGTCGGCGACCGCGTTGCGATCGCCCCACGGGTTACGCTGGTGACCTCATCCGACGCCAATTTCTCGCGGCTGATGGAACGGATTCAGCCCATTCGCGGCCGCATCGTGATCGAGGACGATGCCTGGATCGGCACCGGCGTGATCATCTTGCCCAACGTCACCATCGGCCGCCGCGCCATTGTTGCGGCCGGCGCAGTGGTGACGCGCGACGTGCCTGATGACGCGGTGGTGATGGGGGTGCCGGCACGTGTGCGCGGCACGTGA